A single region of the Streptomyces sp. AM 4-1-1 genome encodes:
- a CDS encoding CatB-related O-acetyltransferase, which produces MSHHAPPPDPTVPHPMTGQPRVVLLKPLVTSPLIEVGAYTYYDDPDHATEFETRNVLYHYGPEKLVIGRFCALGTGVRFLMNGANHRMDGPSTFPFPTMGGSWAGHFDLLTGLPNRGDTVVGHDVWFGYGSTVLPGVRIGHGAIIGAGSVVVSDVPDYGIVGGNPARLIRTRYDEEDIARLLAVAWWDWPAEHITAHLRTIMSGTVAALESAAPVSRPGGTSSWSVSNGT; this is translated from the coding sequence ATGTCCCACCACGCACCGCCCCCCGATCCCACCGTCCCGCACCCGATGACCGGGCAGCCGCGCGTCGTCCTGCTGAAGCCGCTGGTGACGTCCCCGCTGATCGAGGTCGGCGCGTACACGTACTACGACGACCCTGACCACGCGACCGAGTTCGAGACCCGCAACGTGCTGTACCACTACGGTCCGGAGAAGCTGGTCATCGGCAGGTTCTGCGCGCTGGGCACCGGGGTGCGGTTCCTGATGAACGGTGCCAACCACCGGATGGACGGCCCGTCGACGTTCCCGTTCCCCACGATGGGCGGCTCCTGGGCCGGCCACTTCGACCTGCTGACCGGCCTGCCGAACCGGGGCGACACCGTCGTCGGCCACGATGTGTGGTTCGGCTACGGCTCCACGGTGTTGCCCGGCGTACGGATCGGGCACGGCGCGATCATCGGCGCGGGTTCGGTGGTGGTCTCGGACGTGCCCGATTACGGGATCGTCGGCGGCAACCCGGCCAGGCTGATCCGTACCCGCTACGACGAAGAGGACATCGCCCGGCTCCTCGCCGTCGCCTGGTGGGACTGGCCCGCCGAACACATCACCGCGCACCTACGCACGATCATGTCGGGCACGGTGGCCGCCCTGGAGTCGGCGGCGCCCGTGTCCCGCCCAGGCGGGACGAGCAGTTGGTCCGTCTCGAACGGCACGTGA
- a CDS encoding ribose-5-phosphate isomerase gives MRVYLGSDHAGFELKNHLVEWLKAHGHEAVDCGPHIYDAQDDYPPFCLRAAEGTAADPDSLGIVIGGSGNGEQIAANKVKGVRAALAWSEQTAALGREHNDANVVAIGGRMHTVEESTKFVEIFLTTPYSGEERHTRRIEMLTAYEATGELPPIPAHHPQQG, from the coding sequence ATGCGCGTGTACCTTGGCTCCGACCATGCCGGCTTCGAACTGAAGAACCATCTCGTCGAGTGGCTGAAAGCCCACGGCCACGAGGCGGTCGACTGCGGGCCCCACATCTATGACGCCCAGGACGACTACCCGCCGTTCTGCCTGCGGGCGGCCGAGGGCACGGCCGCCGACCCGGACAGTCTCGGCATCGTGATCGGCGGCTCCGGGAACGGCGAGCAGATCGCCGCGAACAAGGTCAAGGGCGTCCGCGCCGCACTGGCCTGGAGCGAGCAGACCGCCGCGCTCGGCCGCGAGCACAACGACGCCAACGTGGTGGCGATCGGTGGCCGGATGCACACGGTGGAGGAGTCCACCAAGTTCGTCGAGATCTTCCTGACCACCCCGTACTCCGGCGAGGAGCGTCACACCCGCCGCATCGAGATGCTGACGGCGTACGAGGCGACCGGCGAGCTCCCGCCGATCCCCGCGCACCACCCGCAGCAGGGCTGA
- a CDS encoding TerD family protein, whose translation MGVSLTKGQNVVLNQDGTPLADVTVGLGWDAPPVGGFDVDLDAAAVICGPDRKVVSDEHFVFYNNLTSPDGSVRHTGDNLTGEGDGDDEQILIDLDRLDEKTGEIVFTVSIHDAETRGQTFGQVEDAYIRVVDNLTSREMCRYELSYDAAGETAMVFGALYRRGGEWKFRAIGQGYATGLAGIATDYGVSLA comes from the coding sequence ATGGGTGTCAGTCTCACCAAGGGTCAGAACGTCGTCCTCAACCAGGACGGCACGCCCCTCGCGGATGTCACGGTGGGTCTCGGGTGGGACGCGCCGCCGGTCGGCGGTTTCGACGTCGACCTGGACGCGGCGGCCGTGATCTGCGGGCCGGACCGGAAGGTCGTGTCGGACGAGCATTTCGTCTTCTACAACAACCTGACCAGCCCCGACGGTTCCGTCCGGCACACCGGCGACAACCTGACCGGGGAGGGGGACGGCGACGACGAGCAGATACTGATCGACCTGGACCGGCTGGACGAGAAGACCGGCGAGATCGTCTTCACCGTCTCGATCCACGACGCGGAGACGCGCGGCCAGACGTTCGGTCAGGTCGAGGACGCGTACATCAGGGTCGTCGACAACCTGACGAGCCGCGAGATGTGCCGGTACGAGCTCTCCTACGACGCCGCCGGGGAGACCGCGATGGTGTTCGGCGCGCTGTACCGGCGGGGCGGCGAATGGAAGTTCCGCGCCATCGGCCAGGGATACGCGACGGGCCTGGCGGGCATCGCCACCGACTACGGCGTCAGCCTCGCCTGA
- a CDS encoding serine hydrolase domain-containing protein, with protein MSAIPTCVFTSSDAPRAEHGHDPDRFVQIGSLTKPLTGTLLVRLAETGVLHLDDPLDTHLPAPAGTGITLRHLALHTSGLPRLPPGLRRFDPYASLDAQRLDALVRRVDSLVTGPPDGTEEYSNLGYAVLGAALASAAGAPYAELLHQYVLAPLDITEVASNPPQDQRLYARGLFGRPRRPWTMDGAILPAGGLWATPRATARLVTALLVERRLGEPAPSWQTSGPLLWHNGATGDASVFAGAMADGRWVLVHRLSGDAEGTDQLGIERLRHASPGPSRTG; from the coding sequence ATGTCCGCGATACCCACCTGCGTGTTCACCAGCTCCGACGCCCCGAGGGCCGAACACGGCCACGACCCCGACCGGTTCGTCCAGATCGGCTCGTTGACCAAGCCGCTCACCGGAACCCTGCTCGTCCGGCTGGCCGAGACGGGCGTGCTCCACCTCGACGACCCCCTTGACACCCATCTCCCCGCGCCCGCCGGCACCGGCATCACCCTGCGGCATCTCGCGCTGCACACCTCGGGCCTGCCCCGGTTGCCACCGGGACTGCGGCGCTTCGACCCGTACGCCTCCCTCGACGCCCAGCGGTTGGACGCCCTCGTACGGCGCGTCGACTCCCTCGTGACGGGTCCGCCGGACGGGACCGAGGAGTACTCCAACCTCGGGTACGCCGTCCTCGGCGCCGCACTCGCCTCGGCGGCCGGAGCCCCGTACGCGGAACTGCTGCATCAGTACGTTCTCGCACCCCTGGACATCACCGAGGTGGCCTCGAACCCGCCCCAGGACCAACGGCTGTACGCGCGCGGCCTGTTCGGCCGACCGCGCAGGCCCTGGACGATGGACGGCGCCATCCTGCCCGCCGGAGGACTGTGGGCCACCCCGCGCGCCACCGCCCGGCTGGTGACCGCGCTGCTCGTGGAGCGGAGACTGGGCGAACCCGCGCCTTCCTGGCAGACCTCCGGTCCACTGCTCTGGCACAACGGCGCCACCGGGGACGCGTCCGTCTTCGCCGGGGCGATGGCGGACGGCCGCTGGGTTCTCGTCCACCGGCTCTCCGGGGACGCCGAGGGGACCGACCAGCTGGGCATCGAGCGGTTGCGGCACGCGAGTCCCGGACCGTCCCGCACCGGCTGA
- a CDS encoding biotin transporter BioY, whose amino-acid sequence MSTAAAAPVRTGTVLADLLPAARARYAVDAALVVGGAALTGVAAQIAVPVPGSPVPVTGQTFAALLVGSALGARRGFLSLAVYAVVGMAGMPWFSQGASGMSFPSFGYVLGMLLAATVVGGLARRGGDRSVLRTAGTMVVGSALIYAVGVPYLALSTGMSMSAAIAAGLVPFLIGDALKAALAMGALPASWKLLGRRG is encoded by the coding sequence ATGAGCACTGCTGCCGCCGCCCCCGTCCGCACCGGAACGGTCCTCGCCGACCTGCTGCCCGCCGCCAGGGCGCGGTACGCCGTCGACGCGGCCCTCGTCGTCGGTGGCGCCGCGCTCACCGGCGTCGCGGCCCAGATAGCCGTCCCGGTCCCCGGCTCGCCGGTCCCGGTCACCGGGCAGACCTTCGCCGCGCTCCTCGTCGGCTCGGCGCTCGGCGCCCGTCGCGGTTTCCTGTCGCTCGCGGTGTACGCGGTGGTCGGCATGGCGGGCATGCCGTGGTTCTCGCAGGGCGCCTCCGGCATGAGCTTCCCCTCCTTCGGCTACGTCCTGGGGATGCTGCTCGCCGCGACCGTGGTCGGCGGCCTCGCCCGGCGCGGCGGCGACCGGTCGGTGCTGCGCACCGCGGGCACCATGGTGGTGGGCTCCGCGCTGATCTACGCGGTCGGCGTGCCGTACCTGGCGCTCTCCACCGGCATGTCGATGAGCGCCGCGATCGCCGCCGGGCTGGTCCCCTTCCTCATCGGTGACGCCCTGAAGGCGGCCCTGGCGATGGGCGCGCTGCCCGCCTCCTGGAAGCTCCTGGGACGCCGCGGCTGA
- a CDS encoding DNA-formamidopyrimidine glycosylase family protein has protein sequence MPEGHTIHRLAADHAERFAGRPVRVSSPQGKFADSAALLDGRTLTAVDAHGKHLFLGFGDLGWIHIHLGLFGKLGFGTAPAPPPTDTVRLRIADDAHHADLRGPTTCALITEPEKRAIHDRLGPDPLRTDENGERAWRRISRSRVTVAALLMDQKVVAGVGNVYRAEVLFRHGIDPYRQGKDLTRAEWDAIWADLVLLMREGVRNNRIDTVRPEHLPEVMGRPPRVDDHGGEVYVYRRARQSCHICGAEIRTADLAARNLFWCPGCQQR, from the coding sequence GTGCCCGAGGGGCATACGATCCACCGCCTCGCCGCGGACCACGCCGAACGCTTCGCGGGCCGGCCGGTACGCGTCTCCAGCCCGCAGGGGAAGTTCGCCGACAGCGCGGCCCTGCTCGACGGCCGGACCCTCACCGCCGTCGACGCCCACGGCAAGCACCTGTTCCTCGGCTTCGGCGACCTCGGCTGGATTCACATCCACCTCGGCCTGTTCGGCAAGCTCGGCTTCGGTACGGCCCCGGCCCCGCCGCCCACCGACACGGTCAGGCTGCGCATCGCCGACGATGCGCACCACGCGGATCTGCGCGGACCGACCACCTGCGCGCTCATCACCGAACCGGAGAAGCGCGCGATACACGACCGGCTCGGCCCCGACCCGCTGCGGACCGACGAGAACGGCGAACGCGCCTGGCGGCGGATCTCCCGCAGCCGGGTCACCGTCGCCGCGCTGCTGATGGACCAGAAGGTCGTCGCGGGCGTCGGCAACGTCTACCGCGCCGAAGTCCTCTTCCGGCACGGCATCGACCCGTACCGGCAGGGCAAGGACCTCACCCGCGCCGAGTGGGACGCCATCTGGGCCGACCTCGTGCTGCTGATGCGGGAAGGCGTACGGAACAACCGGATCGACACCGTCCGCCCCGAGCACCTGCCCGAGGTCATGGGCCGCCCGCCCCGCGTCGACGACCACGGCGGCGAGGTCTACGTCTACCGCCGGGCCCGTCAGTCCTGCCACATCTGCGGCGCCGAGATCCGCACCGCCGACCTCGCCGCCCGAAACCTCTTCTGGTGCCCCGGCTGCCAGCAACGCTGA
- a CDS encoding GNAT family N-acetyltransferase gives MTTELRVLHPSEWDDWYTNFELAFGGIPTAPEERELVESLTEHRRSIGVWDGPDVVATAGAYSFRVAVPGGALVPAAGVTMVSVAATHRRRGLLTSMMRRQLDDVRSWGEPIAVLTASEPAIYGRFGYGAATQRMFLEIDSDRVRLELPEGVDGIRLRSVDPVSAIPAMEAVYAELAPGRPGTPARAPGWERAPVVDPESDRKSSSRLQCVLAERAGQAVGYVTFRNKPDWDMAGPSGTLLVRGIAGLDPAAYAALWRHLMEFDLTARVTCDNRPVDDAVLHLVSDVRRCNVRLHDGLHVRLVELGAALEARAYRAPLDVVFEVADDFCPWNAGRWRLITDTKGGASCERTQEPVELALSVRELGAAYLGGVSFTSLAAAGRVRELRPGALAETTAAFASDVAPWLPHGF, from the coding sequence ATGACGACAGAGCTGCGGGTGCTTCACCCCTCGGAATGGGACGACTGGTACACGAACTTCGAGCTGGCGTTCGGTGGCATCCCGACGGCCCCGGAGGAACGTGAACTGGTCGAGTCACTGACCGAGCACCGGCGCTCGATCGGCGTCTGGGACGGTCCCGACGTGGTGGCGACGGCGGGGGCGTACAGCTTCCGGGTGGCCGTGCCGGGCGGGGCCCTGGTGCCCGCCGCCGGGGTGACGATGGTGAGTGTCGCGGCCACGCACCGCAGGCGCGGACTGCTCACGTCGATGATGCGGCGTCAGCTGGACGACGTGCGGTCGTGGGGCGAGCCGATCGCGGTGCTGACGGCGTCGGAACCGGCGATATACGGGCGGTTCGGTTACGGGGCCGCCACCCAGCGGATGTTCCTGGAGATCGACTCGGACCGGGTCCGGCTCGAACTGCCGGAGGGCGTCGACGGGATACGGCTGCGGTCCGTGGACCCGGTGTCCGCGATCCCCGCCATGGAGGCGGTGTACGCGGAGCTGGCGCCCGGCCGGCCGGGGACGCCGGCGAGGGCTCCCGGCTGGGAGCGGGCGCCGGTCGTCGATCCGGAGAGCGACCGCAAGAGCAGCTCCCGGCTCCAGTGCGTGCTGGCCGAGCGGGCGGGACAGGCCGTCGGCTACGTGACGTTCCGCAACAAGCCGGACTGGGACATGGCCGGGCCGTCCGGCACTCTGCTGGTGCGTGGCATCGCGGGCCTGGACCCGGCGGCGTACGCGGCGCTCTGGCGCCATCTCATGGAGTTCGACCTCACGGCGAGGGTCACGTGCGACAACCGGCCCGTCGACGACGCCGTGCTGCATCTCGTCTCGGACGTCCGGCGGTGCAACGTCCGGCTGCACGACGGTCTGCACGTACGGCTGGTGGAGCTGGGGGCGGCCTTGGAGGCGCGCGCCTACCGGGCGCCGCTGGACGTGGTGTTCGAGGTGGCGGACGACTTCTGCCCCTGGAACGCGGGGCGTTGGCGGCTGATCACCGACACGAAGGGCGGCGCGTCCTGCGAGCGGACCCAGGAGCCGGTCGAACTGGCGCTTTCGGTGAGGGAGTTGGGGGCGGCCTATCTGGGCGGGGTGTCGTTCACCTCGCTGGCGGCGGCCGGGCGGGTGCGGGAGCTGCGGCCGGGTGCGCTGGCGGAGACCACGGCGGCGTTCGCCTCGGACGTGGCACCCTGGCTGCCGCACGGCTTCTGA
- a CDS encoding superoxide dismutase encodes MATYTLPELPYDYAALEPVINPQIIELHHDKHHAAYVKGANDTLEQLEEARDKGSWGAINGLQKSLAFHLSGHILHSIYWHNMTGDGGGEPLAADGVGDLADAITESFGSFEGFKAQLTKAAATTQGSGWGVLAYEPVSGKLIVEQVYDHQGNIGQGSVPVLVFDAWEHAFYLQYKNQKVDFIEAMWRVVNWQDVAKRYAAAKERADVLLLAP; translated from the coding sequence ATGGCTACGTACACGCTCCCGGAACTCCCGTACGACTACGCGGCGCTCGAACCGGTCATCAATCCCCAGATCATCGAGCTCCACCACGACAAGCACCACGCCGCCTACGTCAAGGGTGCGAACGACACCCTGGAGCAGCTGGAAGAGGCGCGCGACAAGGGTTCCTGGGGAGCGATCAACGGCCTCCAGAAGAGCCTGGCGTTCCACCTCTCGGGCCACATCCTGCACTCCATCTACTGGCACAACATGACCGGCGACGGCGGCGGCGAGCCGCTGGCCGCGGACGGTGTCGGTGACCTCGCGGACGCGATCACCGAGTCCTTCGGCTCCTTCGAGGGCTTCAAGGCGCAGCTGACGAAGGCCGCGGCCACCACGCAGGGCTCCGGCTGGGGCGTCCTGGCGTACGAGCCGGTCAGCGGCAAGCTGATCGTCGAGCAGGTCTACGACCACCAGGGCAACATCGGCCAGGGCTCGGTCCCGGTCCTGGTCTTCGACGCCTGGGAGCACGCCTTCTACCTCCAGTACAAGAACCAGAAGGTCGACTTCATCGAGGCGATGTGGCGCGTCGTCAACTGGCAGGACGTGGCGAAGCGCTACGCGGCCGCCAAGGAACGCGCGGACGTACTGCTGCTCGCCCCCTGA